The Phaseolus vulgaris cultivar G19833 chromosome 5, P. vulgaris v2.0, whole genome shotgun sequence genomic interval CAACTTCTTCTGCAGCGCTTCAAAAGCGCTTATGAAAATCTGACTGTGAGATATTTCTTCTTTGTGCTTACCTTTTTTTTCACTTTGAAAACTAATTTTGTACATTATATTGCCAGTATCTATGTTCAAGTTAATTGATTTCTTGAGTTTTACTGCATATACTGCTAGATTTGTATAATCAACATAAAGTGAGCAGCCTTTAAATGCTGCTCTgtctgttttctttttcttgattGAAAAACtagatttatatatttattaacttGAACATATTTGAAAGCTATATAGCCATGTTCACTGACTAGATTTGTGAATTAAGAAACTTCATCAAATACCAATCTAACCTTGTTGCAGCATCACTTTGGTTTTCTTTATTGAGTTATGTAATGCAGTTTTATCCTCTACCTTGTCATAACATAATGATGCATGGTgttacttattattttttacagcAATTGTTGATGGCTTCTAGAAATCTGGAGTTCTTCACCAGTGGCTACCGCTATATAATTCAAGTTCTTCCTGCTGCTGTTGTTGCCCCCATGTATTTCTCAGGAAAAATCGGCTTTGGTGTCATCAATCAGTCACGTTCTGCTTTTAATCATATCCTTGCCGACTTTTCTCTTGTTGTATACCAGTTTCAATCTATAAGTGCTTTTTCTGCTGTTATTAATCGGTTAGGTACAATATTTTTCCCTTATCATTCCTATCAGTTTTTAATATGTGCTAATCTGTGAAAGATAATGAGCATGAGTGACTGAGTTATGAATTATACTCTGTACAAAAAAAGGGGATCCATTTTGATAATCTGTGCTTATGTTGGCATAAACACAAATAATAGGTcccaaagaaaaaaagaaggtaTTACAATGTTTTAAAGATGTTATTTTGTAAGTTAACCAACCTTAACTTATTCATGTTACTTTCCGCCTTCcctctttcctttcttttttctctctttcaacaTTTTCTGCACTGCAGTTCATATTGCAAGTAGTTATACTCTCCAGTCTGTGATATTTATCTGTCCCACCTGTTGTCTTATATATGCTTGGCAGGCTAGCTTTGTTGCTTTTAATGTAATGAGCTACTGACTAATATGCATTGCATTGCATGCGCAGGTGAGTTTGATGATGTTTTGGACAGAAGCAGCTCTAACTCTCCCTCTGATACTTTGGAAGACATAcaaattatatacaaatattttagaaGTTCATCTGCATTGGAATCTAATGGATCCACTCCACTAGAAAAATACGCAACATTACTAGAGATAGAAGATTTGACTCTGAATACACCAAATGCATCTACACTTGTTAGAGACTTGTCACTGATGATCAAGGAAAAAGATAATTTACTGGTAAGACATCCATTGGCCCCTCACTTACCGACAACATATTAAGAAGTTAGGTTTGTAATTTTATGTTCACAAGACCATAGGATTATACAAATGCTCTTCTTAATATAGCCAAATGAACAGGTTATTGGACCAAGTGGAAGTGGTAAGACTTCTCTCTTAAGGGCTTTGGCTGGTCTGTGGAAAACTGGAACTGGAAAGATTACATACTATGTAAAAGGTGGAGAATATCCTGAACAACTCATTTGTTTAGATGTGAATGCTCCAGTAAATAATGCTCCTGACACATATGAAGCAGATGGAAAATCCGTAAGCAGAATTTTTTTCCTTCCACAAAGACCATATATGGTTTTGGGTACTCTTCGTCAACAATTACTTTATCCAACTTGGGTCGATGATGTAGTTCCTATGTCAGATAAACAAACAAGTATGTGATTTCTAGTTTCTTTTCCCCCCATGcttaaatattttacttttatttcttatgcaaactcatttttttaattaaaaatggaaGTCTTTTATTGTTCTCTATCTGTCTCGTGTCATGGGCTCAATTGTAATTTTTGGAGTTGTGAGTCTAACAGAGATAATGCTCAAATGTTGATTTATTTCTTCAGCAGGAATACTAAAAACGCCCTTGTAGTTTTTTGTAGCAGCCTGACATgatttataaaagaaatgatTAATTTAATAGGAAATATGATATTATTTGATTGTTACACATAAGTATTATTACTAAAGTTCTTTAAGCTTGCAACTCTAAAGAGACTTTTAGAataattgatatatttttttgcaGACTCTGCCTTCAGAAGATAATATAATAAGCAAGCCTAACCAACAGCTTTTGAATCTTCATCCTATTAAAGAAACAACTCTTGAAAAATGAATTTTCATTGCCCTCAGTGAAATGAATCTGTAGCAGTCTAGAATCTTGAAAACGTTTTTAGTTGAATGTTAGCTGTTAGTCAGACAGTTTGATCTTGGTTGTGATCTGAAAAATTAATCCCTTTTTTTTAGGATCATCAACCCAGGTTACAGAGTTCTTATGTATGTGTTTTCCTTTCATGTAGAGTCCTGACTTTATAATCAAGTGAACAAATACAatcaaaattatcaattttgagCATTGATTTGTAAGGTGCAACAGGTTCTATCTGCATAACAATTGTTACCACGTTGTTATGAATGAGCTGATTTGATCAGATGATGCTGAAAATAGACACTTTTATTTAATGTGATTAAATAGAAAAATCCCTGTTATTGTTTAGTAGTTTGGCTGAAATTGTTTAAGCTTTGCTGATTGAGTGTTAAAAATTGTTATGCAGatgtgcttcctttcttgtcaAACTTGACAAACTCTGATAACACAATTGATAAGCCTATGAAGCCAACAACAGATGAACTGATAAAGGTATTAGAGGATGTGCGCCTTGGAGATTTATTGGCTCGTTTCAGTTTAGATTCCACACTTGAATGGTCTAGTGTCCTTTCTTTGGGAGAACAGCAACGTCTTGCATTTGCCCGTCTTTTGCTTTCAAAGCCTCAATTGGCTTTACTAGATGAAGCTACAAGTGCACTTGATGAGGCCAATGAGGTACTGTTGAATTCCTAAGTACATATAATAATCTATGGATATTTGATTCGAAACATATGCctaaatagaaaaatacatACCCCTcaagtaaaaaaagaaaaaagcagGAGCTTTTACCACATTCTCACTCTTGCCTCACTTGACAGTGACATATTATTTCTGATACATGAGCTTTTACTCTTTTCCCtgcaaaaagaaaaatttgtgCATATGCAGACAATGTTTGCAGTATAAGAATTTGAATAGTTATATCTTGTCTTCTTTTAAGTTCTTATACTCTTAACTAATTTAAGTGTTCTTATATTTTTGTACGGAAATTCTTTCTAGTATAAATGTGTGATTTATGTTAATTTAGGCATCCATTTTGTTGTATCAGTGACAATgataatatatacaaattttgagTGTATTGTTTTGACTCCTCCAAAATTATTGGTTAAGATGTGCAAGTGCTGGCTTTTGCTTACAGGTTCATTTGTATCAAAAGATTGCAGCAGCAAACATAACATATGTCAGTGTTGGCCACCGGTCATCCTTGTATGATTACCACAACAGGATCTTACGCATATCTACATATGATTCTAACGATGAACAACTAAATTGGTGCATTGGAGCTACTAGGCCTAATTCCTATCTAAAATTTACAAATCTCTGATTGCATGGGGCTTCAGAATTTCTTGCAATGTGCTACTTACCATCTGAAGAGACACATGGTTCAATTTCTTTGAGCAATAATTTTGACATATATGATGCTAATCTATAGATTTTCCCCTGCTACAGCATGTTAGAATCACTCCATTTTCTAATATGATCTATTAAAAATgttattgatttaatttcatTACTTTAGAACAAGTTCAAGCTTGGTCGTGCCATTTCGGTTGCACTTGCGCAGGGTAAGATTAAAGATAGAAACAAGAACACAATTTTTAAACTGGTTGGATTCTTCTTGATTTACACAGTTCAATACAATTAGTCTAAAATGGATTGTTTCACTGTTCTTGAAAATTCAACATAGTTACATACACACCAAGTAATATGTAGCACATTCaagaatataattttgtttaaaatctATCACAAAAGTAGTAAGAGTGGAGATCTATTACACCAAGACACCAGTTCTAAGTGTGAAAATTAAACAATGAATGATGCCATGAGTTAGAAAGATATAACGTGAATGTAACTGTTTTCAAGAATTAACTTGTTCCAAAATATTTAACTTATTGATGAAACACAAAAGGTATTTTAGAGAGagacaattttttatatcatgtgattttgtagttttaatttttatttgtttgattttaaaaacACCACTACAACAAATAGTGCATTAGGCAACCACATAAAATTGGACATAAAAATCGGGACTTAAAAGTTTAGGCAACTTGTTTATGAGTCGTGGTCTAGGTGAATGCCGTTTGTAATAGACAActgtttttaaaaatgtaataattttaaaagagttgtttaaagtattgacaaagaataaatattcttatttatgtCTTTAAACCCAACATTACATAATTAATGTTACATATCTCCAAGTGaggaaaatattttgtacatagaccaaaataaatataattgagagtccataataatattatatatagatgTGTTGAAagtacataataaaaaaatttgtcttGAAGGATAATGATAAGGATTAAACCTTCATAACTAAACCTACAAACTTggttaataaaaatatcatatacTATTTCTTTATTACATAAGAATAATTTCACTATTATTTAAGATTGTCTTCTGTAAAACGTACAAAAAATATAGTATTAAATGTTCTAAACATCTTATAAATACAATGAAGTACACACAATACTTTCAATCTCTACAGGTTCACCAACTATTCTAATCTCCCTAAGTACACAGTTATAATCCCCCCGAGATCAAAGACTTCTCAATATAATGAGAAAACAAGGCTCACTATGTATACTTCAGTGAATGATTTACAATGATCCAATTCTAACATGTTGCTCTCTattagtaaataaaattttttaaGCACAATTCTAAACACAACTTTACACTGTTTTTCTTTACACATTGTTGTGTTTTTCACACGTTGCAACTTTAGGATTTCTTCAAATCTTCATGTAGTAGTTGGACGCTCAATATAGAAATTGTTGCTATAAATGATCTTTGCATTAAggcttttcaaaaacatttttttatcttcCTCAAATATGAATGTTGGCACTTGAATCTTCATAACTTCAATATTTGCTCAATCTGCCATGTTGTCCTTCATCTTTAATGTGTTAGACGTTGTATATGGAAACTTTTGTTCTTGTGTAATTTGTGCTTTTCAAATCTtataaaacatttcaaaatatttctttaatcgTATTTAATGTGAACATTGAGGCTTGAATTACTTTTTTCTTtggatattttatttttggttcTATTCATCATTTCTACGTGTTAGATGCTCAATATGGAAATGTTTGCTTCTGTATGATCTTCATGTCTTTAAGTTgtatttgaatttcaaatacTTTCTTCATTTATATGAACTCTGTTCTTGATTGTCTCTGAACTTGGATATATCCAATTATGCACTATTCATCTTCTCTTGTGTGTTAGATGCTTATTCATCTTCTCTTATGTGTTAGACGCTGAATTGGGAAACTTCAGGTATGTGATTTCTTCTCTTGAATCTTCTTCAAAGAACTTCACTTTGTGTATTCCTTTGTTCAAATTCTCTCGATGTTGCTTGACTCTTGATTGATGCAAATCTCATTTGTCAGCTTCATTATTCTCCTATCAGACACCGAGAAACTTTACTTTCGACTTTATGCACGTCTTGAACTCCCTTTGATAGTTCATAGGAACAAATCAAGTATCAATGAACAAtataatttacaatttaaatCATGGATGTCACTGAAAAATATCTTTCAATATTTGTTTTCAGATATTTCACAGTTAATTCTTCGTTCAAAAGCTTTAGAAAGTTTGAAGcataattacttttaatatgGATATTAGCCCATTAATTATATAtcgaaaaatattttatatacaaataatttaattctatttttcgAAAGCTTCATAGTCACGTACTATTTATTTAAATCCTTTCTAAAACATTTAATCCAATaatcttatttgaaaataatgtttTCTATAATTTAGAAATGTCAAATAAGATTTGGAAAACGTACACACGGTGTTATAAAATATTCTAAGAATATAAAGATCAAATATGGAAACTTCTCTGTTGTCGTGTTTCGTCTAACACTTGGACAATGCTTATATTGTCTGATAAGTAAGTTCCAATCTTATGCTTGTGAACTTGTGCATCTAATTTGTGTTGTCCAAGGGGtttcatttgatattttattttaaagagttATCAACACTAATATTGtcttatttaattattcttAACTACATCATTTGATCCTTCATCTGATGTGTTGTTTCTACGAGCTTCGTCTGATACATCCTTTGTTATACGAGAGCTTCGTCTTATGTGATGTTTTTACATGCACAAcactattttcttttaatcttcTATTTGAATATCTTATTCATTTAAAGAATGAACTTGAAGACTAGATGAATGTGTATCATTATTTCATCTAATAACTTTTATCTTGTTGTATCATCTATAGATTCTTGCTCTTTTACTCTTATTGTTTTTTGTCTAACTTGTTCTACACATGAGTAAACTTTGTCATATCATAATACACCTTTTAgtatttgttatcatcaaaacatataAATGATCATATGAGATCGTCTGATGGGTATTAGTTTGTCtaactaaaactaaaactaTAAGTCAAATAAACAATCATACAACATTATCAGAGTATTTATCAATATATGCACAAGTGGAATCAAGTATTTATTGTAAATAAatcctttatttattttaaaaaaattattacaattaatgttttcaaaacaacaagaaaaacttaaagaaaaattattcaaagacaagaaaacttcaaaaataGAAACAACAAAACACCTTCGAACCAAAAACATCACTGTTACGGAGGACGAGAAGAATGACTAAAAAAGCAACAAGGACAGTTTGGCACTAACATGTTGAAACACTGGTTAATTTTTTGTGCCCATCCAAAGAAAGCTTCATAATAGAACACTGTTTGTGTTCAATCAGAGAActaagagaaagagagagagtgattaaattttatatagatCTTTAAATGATTAACTTTTTTTAGCAAGCTTCAACATGATCAACTTTACACAACTTATACATCTTAGCCAAAAGTAGttgtttgagaaaaaaatactTGTTTTATTAGTCAGGAGTGATTGTTGTTCAAAGAATACTTATAAGTGACCATGAGCATAAGGAATACTCAATTAAGCTAGGAGTTGGCTGGTTAAGAGCGACTACGAGTATAAAAAATACTCACTATGTACTTCGTAACAATAGTTCGTCCAGTAAAACTT includes:
- the LOC137834944 gene encoding ABC transporter D family member 2, chloroplastic-like isoform X1, encoding MPMSKGRPYRRRRNLSRCPSSSAATQTPLPPDPDKGNREVGEESSVVAAQGRSPDLQTLFRRFWKVAAPYWNSDDKVQARLQLAGVFALTLVTTGISVGFNFLGRDFFNALANKDQEQFTKQLLYYLVGFAGGIPFFVLRDYAKETLSLRWRSWMTSYYMDRYLKNQTFYKIQSQSIIDNPDQRIVDDISSFTRTSLAFSLTLFNAAVDLISFSNILYGIYPPLFVLLLVYSIGGTTISVLLGRGLVNLNFLQEKKEADFRYGLVRVRENAESIAFYSGEESEMQLLLQRFKSAYENLTQLLMASRNLEFFTSGYRYIIQVLPAAVVAPMYFSGKIGFGVINQSRSAFNHILADFSLVVYQFQSISAFSAVINRLGEFDDVLDRSSSNSPSDTLEDIQIIYKYFRSSSALESNGSTPLEKYATLLEIEDLTLNTPNASTLVRDLSLMIKEKDNLLVIGPSGSGKTSLLRALAGLWKTGTGKITYYVKGGEYPEQLICLDVNAPVNNAPDTYEADGKSVSRIFFLPQRPYMVLGTLRQQLLYPTWVDDVVPMSDKQTNVLPFLSNLTNSDNTIDKPMKPTTDELIKVLEDVRLGDLLARFSLDSTLEWSSVLSLGEQQRLAFARLLLSKPQLALLDEATSALDEANEVHLYQKIAAANITYVSVGHRSSLYDYHNRILRISTYDSNDEQLNWCIGATRPNSYLKFTNL
- the LOC137834944 gene encoding ABC transporter D family member 2, chloroplastic-like isoform X6 is translated as MQDKDQEQFTKQLLYYLVGFAGGIPFFVLRDYAKETLSLRWRSWMTSYYMDRYLKNQTFYKIQSQSIIDNPDQRIVDDISSFTRTSLAFSLTLFNAAVDLISFSNILYGIYPPLFVLLLVYSIGGTTISVLLGRGLVNLNFLQEKKEADFRYGLVRVRENAESIAFYSGEESEMQLLLQRFKSAYENLTQLLMASRNLEFFTSGYRYIIQVLPAAVVAPMYFSGKIGFGVINQSRSAFNHILADFSLVVYQFQSISAFSAVINRLGEFDDVLDRSSSNSPSDTLEDIQIIYKYFRSSSALESNGSTPLEKYATLLEIEDLTLNTPNASTLVRDLSLMIKEKDNLLVIGPSGSGKTSLLRALAGLWKTGTGKITYYVKGGEYPEQLICLDVNAPVNNAPDTYEADGKSVSRIFFLPQRPYMVLGTLRQQLLYPTWVDDVVPMSDKQTNVLPFLSNLTNSDNTIDKPMKPTTDELIKVLEDVRLGDLLARFSLDSTLEWSSVLSLGEQQRLAFARLLLSKPQLALLDEATSALDEANEVHLYQKIAAANITYVSVGHRSSLYDYHNRILRISTYDSNDEQLNWCIGATRPNSYLKFTNL
- the LOC137834944 gene encoding ABC transporter D family member 2, chloroplastic-like isoform X5; its protein translation is MQDKDQEQFTKQLLYYLVGFAGGIPFFVLRDYAKETLSLRWRSWMTSYYMDRYLKNQTFYKIQSQSIIDNPDQRIVDDISSFTRTSLAFSLTLFNAAVDLISFSNILYGIYPPLFVLLLVYSIGGTTISVLLGRVMTISLIVQIVMGLVNLNFLQEKKEADFRYGLVRVRENAESIAFYSGEESEMQLLLQRFKSAYENLTQLLMASRNLEFFTSGYRYIIQVLPAAVVAPMYFSGKIGFGVINQSRSAFNHILADFSLVVYQFQSISAFSAVINRLGEFDDVLDRSSSNSPSDTLEDIQIIYKYFRSSSALESNGSTPLEKYATLLEIEDLTLNTPNASTLVRDLSLMIKEKDNLLVIGPSGSGKTSLLRALAGLWKTGTGKITYYVKGGEYPEQLICLDVNAPVNNAPDTYEADGKSVSRIFFLPQRPYMVLGTLRQQLLYPTWVDDVVPMSDKQTNVLPFLSNLTNSDNTIDKPMKPTTDELIKVLEDVRLGDLLARFSLDSTLEWSSVLSLGEQQRLAFARLLLSKPQLALLDEATSALDEANEVHLYQKIAAANITYVSVGHRSSLYDYHNRILRISTYDSNDEQLNWCIGATRPNSYLKFTNL
- the LOC137834944 gene encoding ABC transporter D family member 2, chloroplastic-like isoform X2, which translates into the protein MPMSKGRPYRRRRNLSRCPSSSAATQTPLPPDPDKGNREVGEESSVVAAQGRSPDLQTLFRRFWKVAAPYWNSDDKVQARLQLAGVFALTLVTTGISVGFNFLGRDFFNALASKDQEQFTKQLLYYLVGFAGGIPFFVLRDYAKETLSLRWRSWMTSYYMDRYLKNQTFYKIQSQSIIDNPDQRIVDDISSFTRTSLAFSLTLFNAAVDLISFSNILYGIYPPLFVLLLVYSIGGTTISVLLGRGLVNLNFLQEKKEADFRYGLVRVRENAESIAFYSGEESEMQLLLQRFKSAYENLTQLLMASRNLEFFTSGYRYIIQVLPAAVVAPMYFSGKIGFGVINQSRSAFNHILADFSLVVYQFQSISAFSAVINRLGEFDDVLDRSSSNSPSDTLEDIQIIYKYFRSSSALESNGSTPLEKYATLLEIEDLTLNTPNASTLVRDLSLMIKEKDNLLVIGPSGSGKTSLLRALAGLWKTGTGKITYYVKGGEYPEQLICLDVNAPVNNAPDTYEADGKSVSRIFFLPQRPYMVLGTLRQQLLYPTWVDDVVPMSDKQTNVLPFLSNLTNSDNTIDKPMKPTTDELIKVLEDVRLGDLLARFSLDSTLEWSSVLSLGEQQRLAFARLLLSKPQLALLDEATSALDEANEVHLYQKIAAANITYVSVGHRSSLYDYHNRILRISTYDSNDEQLNWCIGATRPNSYLKFTNL
- the LOC137834944 gene encoding ABC transporter D family member 2, chloroplastic-like isoform X4, which produces MTRCKQGCSLLAFLLSLWLLLESVLASISWGETSSMHLPDQEQFTKQLLYYLVGFAGGIPFFVLRDYAKETLSLRWRSWMTSYYMDRYLKNQTFYKIQSQSIIDNPDQRIVDDISSFTRTSLAFSLTLFNAAVDLISFSNILYGIYPPLFVLLLVYSIGGTTISVLLGRGLVNLNFLQEKKEADFRYGLVRVRENAESIAFYSGEESEMQLLLQRFKSAYENLTQLLMASRNLEFFTSGYRYIIQVLPAAVVAPMYFSGKIGFGVINQSRSAFNHILADFSLVVYQFQSISAFSAVINRLGEFDDVLDRSSSNSPSDTLEDIQIIYKYFRSSSALESNGSTPLEKYATLLEIEDLTLNTPNASTLVRDLSLMIKEKDNLLVIGPSGSGKTSLLRALAGLWKTGTGKITYYVKGGEYPEQLICLDVNAPVNNAPDTYEADGKSVSRIFFLPQRPYMVLGTLRQQLLYPTWVDDVVPMSDKQTNVLPFLSNLTNSDNTIDKPMKPTTDELIKVLEDVRLGDLLARFSLDSTLEWSSVLSLGEQQRLAFARLLLSKPQLALLDEATSALDEANEVHLYQKIAAANITYVSVGHRSSLYDYHNRILRISTYDSNDEQLNWCIGATRPNSYLKFTNL
- the LOC137834944 gene encoding ABC transporter D family member 2, chloroplastic-like isoform X3; protein product: MTRCKQGCSLLAFLLSLWLLLESVLASISWGETSSMHLPDQEQFTKQLLYYLVGFAGGIPFFVLRDYAKETLSLRWRSWMTSYYMDRYLKNQTFYKIQSQSIIDNPDQRIVDDISSFTRTSLAFSLTLFNAAVDLISFSNILYGIYPPLFVLLLVYSIGGTTISVLLGRVMTISLIVQIVMGLVNLNFLQEKKEADFRYGLVRVRENAESIAFYSGEESEMQLLLQRFKSAYENLTQLLMASRNLEFFTSGYRYIIQVLPAAVVAPMYFSGKIGFGVINQSRSAFNHILADFSLVVYQFQSISAFSAVINRLGEFDDVLDRSSSNSPSDTLEDIQIIYKYFRSSSALESNGSTPLEKYATLLEIEDLTLNTPNASTLVRDLSLMIKEKDNLLVIGPSGSGKTSLLRALAGLWKTGTGKITYYVKGGEYPEQLICLDVNAPVNNAPDTYEADGKSVSRIFFLPQRPYMVLGTLRQQLLYPTWVDDVVPMSDKQTNVLPFLSNLTNSDNTIDKPMKPTTDELIKVLEDVRLGDLLARFSLDSTLEWSSVLSLGEQQRLAFARLLLSKPQLALLDEATSALDEANEVHLYQKIAAANITYVSVGHRSSLYDYHNRILRISTYDSNDEQLNWCIGATRPNSYLKFTNL